One window from the genome of [Mycobacterium] stephanolepidis encodes:
- a CDS encoding ABC-F family ATP-binding cassette domain-containing protein, with product MSAVISSNALTYTHPDGSVVLDGLDMLVPAGRSGLVGVNGSGKSTLLKLIAGELSPTSGMVHTSGHIGYLPQDLTIRADQSVPDLLGLTPVLAAIAAIENGSTDQADFDIVGDDWDLAERVRAELDRLGLPAAVLDRTLGDLSGGEVIRLGLARLLLRNPDVLLLDEPTNNLDGESRRHLYDLVSSWPRTLLVVSHDRELLEHVERIGDLREGAVTWYGGGYSDYAAAITAEQEAAAQAISTAKADVRRERRDLAEAERVIAQRRRYGAKMQANKREPKIVMGLRKRAAQESAAALKQTQTDRLDKARETLDEAQTRLRADRSIRIDLPGTEVPAGRVVLSTDNLVLRHGVAAHLDLRGPQRVGLVGPNGSGKSTLLHTIAGTIPAAEGTATVHVPLGLLPQRLDLLDDALSVADNVALRAPHAGMNAVRARLARFLFRGNAADRLVGALSGGERFRATLAAVLLADPAPQLLLLDEPTNNLDFASYDALVSGLGEYRGAVVVASHDLGFLDDIGAVQTDWRTEPEIG from the coding sequence ATGTCTGCTGTCATCTCCTCGAACGCTCTCACCTACACACATCCCGACGGTTCCGTCGTTCTCGACGGACTCGACATGCTGGTTCCGGCGGGCCGCTCCGGGCTGGTCGGAGTCAACGGCTCCGGCAAGTCCACACTGCTCAAGCTCATCGCGGGAGAGCTATCCCCGACCTCGGGAATGGTCCACACCTCGGGCCATATCGGTTATCTGCCACAGGATCTCACCATCCGCGCCGATCAGTCGGTACCCGACCTGCTCGGTCTGACGCCGGTGCTGGCGGCCATCGCGGCCATCGAGAACGGGTCCACCGATCAGGCCGACTTCGACATCGTCGGGGACGACTGGGACCTGGCCGAGCGGGTACGTGCCGAGCTGGACCGGCTCGGACTCCCCGCGGCGGTGCTGGACCGCACGCTCGGAGATCTGTCCGGAGGCGAGGTGATCCGGCTCGGTCTGGCCCGGCTGCTGTTGCGGAACCCCGACGTGCTGCTGCTGGACGAGCCGACCAACAACCTCGACGGCGAATCCCGTCGGCACCTTTACGACCTGGTGTCGTCCTGGCCGCGCACGCTGCTGGTGGTCAGCCACGATCGTGAACTACTGGAGCATGTGGAACGCATCGGCGATCTGCGGGAGGGCGCCGTCACCTGGTACGGCGGCGGATACAGCGACTACGCGGCCGCGATCACTGCCGAGCAGGAGGCTGCCGCCCAGGCGATCTCGACGGCCAAGGCCGACGTGCGCCGCGAGCGCCGCGACCTGGCCGAGGCCGAACGGGTGATCGCGCAGCGGCGCCGCTACGGCGCCAAGATGCAGGCCAACAAGCGCGAACCCAAGATCGTGATGGGGCTGCGCAAGCGGGCCGCACAGGAATCGGCGGCAGCACTCAAACAAACCCAGACCGACCGGCTGGACAAGGCCCGCGAGACGCTGGACGAGGCACAGACCCGGCTGCGTGCCGACCGCTCCATCCGCATCGACCTGCCGGGCACCGAGGTTCCCGCCGGGCGCGTGGTCCTGAGCACCGACAACCTGGTGCTGCGCCACGGGGTGGCGGCACATCTGGATCTTCGTGGGCCCCAGCGGGTGGGGTTGGTGGGGCCCAACGGTTCGGGAAAGAGCACCCTGCTGCACACCATTGCGGGAACCATTCCGGCGGCCGAAGGCACTGCGACGGTGCATGTTCCGTTGGGTCTGCTTCCGCAACGCCTTGACCTGCTCGATGATGCGCTCAGCGTCGCCGACAACGTGGCGCTCCGCGCTCCGCATGCCGGCATGAATGCCGTCCGCGCGCGGCTGGCGCGATTTCTGTTCCGTGGCAATGCCGCCGACAGGCTGGTCGGTGCGCTGTCCGGTGGTGAACGGTTCCGGGCGACGCTGGCGGCGGTGCTGCTGGCAGACCCCGCGCCGCAGCTGCTGCTCCTCGACGAACCCACCAACAACCTGGACTTCGCCTCCTACGACGCCCTGGTGTCGGGGCTGGGGGAGTACCGGGGGGCCGTGGTCGTGGCCAGCCACGACCTTGGATTCCTCGACGACATCGGTGCCGTGCAGACGGACTGGAGGACGGAACCGGAAATCGGGTAG
- a CDS encoding M4 family metallopeptidase yields the protein MCFIIPQDVLLRLADDDSVADDSRTALAATAASETAWRTLRDAHTEATQAGQLARADAFVAVARALATAPGTPVFDCKHTTSLPGITIANPGTSTDASAKHAFTETAAVAKFYKDCFGRNSVDDEGMTLVSSVHYSVNYSNAFWNGSQMTYGDGDGEIFVDFTGSNDVIGHELTHGVTQYTAGLLYKNEAGGLNESMSDVFGSMFRQWSAGQTVDQADWLIGKDIMGPRALAKGYTCLRDMSDPGARHCLAPQPSHYRDYVPGSDPHESSGIPNYAFYLAATKHGGYSWQDVGTVWYEALTSPKARPNMKMKAFANLTREISAANAAAESVHKAIDDAWTAVGL from the coding sequence ATGTGTTTCATTATCCCCCAAGATGTCCTGCTGCGATTGGCCGACGATGACAGCGTCGCCGACGATTCGCGCACGGCCCTGGCCGCCACGGCCGCATCCGAAACGGCCTGGCGCACATTGCGCGACGCGCACACCGAGGCCACCCAGGCCGGGCAGCTGGCCCGCGCCGATGCGTTCGTCGCCGTAGCCAGGGCACTGGCCACCGCGCCCGGCACCCCGGTGTTCGACTGCAAGCACACCACCTCGCTGCCCGGTATCACGATTGCGAATCCGGGCACCTCCACCGATGCCTCCGCCAAGCACGCGTTCACCGAAACCGCTGCGGTCGCAAAGTTTTACAAGGACTGCTTCGGGCGCAACTCCGTGGACGACGAAGGCATGACCCTGGTGTCCTCCGTGCACTACAGCGTGAACTACTCCAACGCGTTCTGGAACGGCTCGCAGATGACCTACGGCGACGGGGACGGTGAGATCTTCGTCGACTTCACCGGATCCAACGACGTGATCGGCCACGAGCTGACGCACGGCGTCACCCAATACACGGCGGGCCTGCTCTACAAGAACGAGGCCGGTGGTCTCAACGAGAGCATGTCGGATGTGTTCGGATCGATGTTCCGGCAGTGGAGCGCCGGACAAACGGTCGACCAAGCCGACTGGCTGATCGGCAAGGACATCATGGGTCCGCGTGCCCTCGCCAAGGGCTACACCTGCCTGCGCGATATGTCCGATCCGGGCGCCCGGCACTGCCTGGCACCGCAGCCGTCGCACTATCGCGACTACGTGCCCGGCAGCGACCCGCATGAGAGCAGCGGCATCCCCAACTACGCGTTCTACCTCGCGGCGACCAAGCACGGCGGATACTCCTGGCAGGACGTGGGCACCGTCTGGTACGAGGCTCTGACCAGCCCGAAGGCCCGTCCCAACATGAAGATGAAGGCCTTCGCGAACCTGACGCGTGAGATCTCCGCGGCCAATGCGGCCGCCGAATCGGTGCATAAGGCGATTGACGACGCGTGGACCGCGGTCGGGCTGTAG
- a CDS encoding protealysin inhibitor emfourin: protein MVEYLIDRRGGFTGLPASGTCTDQSLDPEARRALDGLLDSPGSLPGDPGADRFTYTVTRVSGSDRTTRAIPESLLPDAVRQVVKERI from the coding sequence ATGGTGGAGTACCTCATCGACAGACGGGGCGGATTCACCGGGCTTCCGGCCAGCGGTACGTGTACTGACCAGAGCTTGGACCCCGAGGCGCGACGTGCACTGGATGGACTGTTGGACAGCCCCGGGTCGCTTCCGGGCGACCCGGGTGCCGACCGCTTCACCTACACGGTGACCCGGGTCAGCGGGTCTGATCGGACCACGCGGGCCATCCCGGAAAGTCTGCTGCCCGACGCCGTTCGGCAGGTCGTCAAAGAGCGAATCTGA
- a CDS encoding M4 family metallopeptidase, with amino-acid sequence MCNRFIIPPAVLTRLAEDGDIAEDSRVALLDTAASELSWRTLRNAHTRATRTASGNTISAAITALAKVPETPVFDCRQTTSLPGVAVADPATSKDATAARAFTETADVVRFYRECFGRNSVDNAGMTLISSVHYGVKYANAFWNGSQMAYGDGDGQLFLDFTKANDVIGHELTHGVTQFTAGLNYENEAGALNESVSDVFGSMFRQWQAGQSADKADWLIGKDILGPRALAKGYTCLRDLADPAAEHCLSPQPAHYRDYVPGSDPHDGSGIPNHAFYLAATKHGAKSWEAVGTVWYEALTSPKARKNMTFKAFAKLTRQIAAGRPGADSPASAVDAAWTEVGL; translated from the coding sequence ATGTGCAACCGTTTCATCATCCCCCCGGCCGTACTGACGCGACTGGCTGAGGATGGTGACATCGCCGAAGACTCACGGGTCGCGCTGCTGGACACCGCGGCATCCGAATTGTCTTGGCGCACCTTGCGTAATGCGCACACGCGAGCCACCCGGACGGCAAGCGGCAACACCATCAGCGCCGCCATCACGGCATTGGCCAAGGTCCCCGAAACACCGGTGTTCGATTGCCGGCAGACCACCTCGCTGCCGGGTGTCGCCGTGGCCGATCCGGCCACATCCAAGGACGCCACCGCCGCGCGGGCGTTCACCGAAACGGCTGACGTCGTGCGGTTCTACCGGGAGTGCTTCGGGCGCAACTCCGTTGACAACGCCGGCATGACGCTGATCTCGTCCGTCCACTACGGCGTCAAGTACGCCAACGCGTTCTGGAACGGTTCGCAGATGGCCTACGGCGACGGTGACGGCCAGCTGTTTCTGGACTTCACCAAGGCCAACGATGTGATCGGTCATGAACTCACACACGGGGTTACACAATTCACCGCGGGTCTGAACTACGAGAACGAGGCCGGGGCATTGAACGAGAGCGTCTCGGATGTCTTCGGTTCGATGTTCCGGCAGTGGCAAGCAGGTCAGAGCGCGGACAAGGCCGACTGGCTGATCGGCAAGGACATCCTGGGTCCGCGTGCCCTCGCCAAGGGGTACACCTGCCTGCGGGACCTCGCCGATCCCGCTGCCGAGCACTGCCTCTCGCCGCAACCGGCCCACTATCGCGACTATGTGCCCGGCAGTGATCCGCATGACGGCAGCGGAATCCCCAACCACGCGTTCTACCTCGCGGCGACCAAACACGGCGCCAAATCCTGGGAAGCAGTGGGGACGGTCTGGTACGAGGCGCTGACCAGCCCGAAGGCCCGCAAGAACATGACGTTCAAGGCTTTCGCCAAACTCACCCGGCAGATCGCGGCGGGCCGCCCCGGTGCCGACTCACCCGCCAGCGCAGTCGACGCGGCCTGGACCGAGGTCGGGCTCTAG
- a CDS encoding acyl-CoA dehydrogenase family protein, producing the protein MTFSSEHNDFRSTVRRYIEEKINPHVDEWEREQMMPLHDVIADMAKLGLVGLEYDLEYGGQGADHLFTLVLAEELGRVDHGSFPMAFGVHIAMATPSLHKHGTDELKREFLAPALQGEQVAAIAVTEPDAGSDVAGIKTHARRDGDDWVINGSKMFITNSVQADWLCVLARTSDEGGYAGMSQIIVPTKTPGYQVRKLDKLGMHASDTGLITFDDVRVPVSNTIGEIGRGFQQQMSQFVMERMFGAYGIPASVNRALQRTKEYALARHVFGKPLTKNQHLAYQYAGLAARADMLEVYNRDIAGRYMAGENVTRKVTIAKLTAGPLVREAGDWCLQVHGGMGYMTETWTSRFFRDQRLLSIGGGADEVMMRVLSQIDGFS; encoded by the coding sequence ATGACGTTCTCGTCCGAGCACAACGATTTCCGCAGTACCGTCCGCCGGTACATCGAAGAGAAGATCAACCCCCACGTCGACGAGTGGGAACGCGAGCAGATGATGCCGCTGCACGACGTGATCGCCGATATGGCCAAACTGGGACTGGTCGGCCTCGAGTACGACCTCGAATACGGCGGACAGGGCGCCGATCACCTCTTCACGCTGGTGCTGGCCGAGGAACTGGGCCGGGTGGATCACGGCTCTTTCCCGATGGCCTTCGGAGTGCACATCGCGATGGCGACGCCCTCACTGCACAAGCACGGCACCGATGAGCTCAAGCGCGAATTCCTGGCTCCGGCGCTGCAGGGCGAGCAGGTCGCCGCGATCGCGGTGACCGAGCCCGACGCCGGATCCGATGTGGCCGGCATCAAGACCCACGCCCGCCGCGACGGCGACGACTGGGTGATCAACGGCTCAAAGATGTTCATCACCAACTCCGTTCAGGCCGACTGGCTGTGCGTGCTGGCCCGCACCTCAGATGAGGGCGGATACGCGGGGATGAGCCAGATCATCGTCCCCACCAAGACGCCCGGATACCAGGTGCGCAAGCTCGACAAACTGGGCATGCACGCCTCCGACACCGGTCTGATCACCTTCGACGACGTGCGGGTGCCGGTGTCCAACACCATCGGCGAGATTGGCCGCGGATTCCAGCAGCAGATGTCGCAGTTCGTCATGGAGCGCATGTTCGGGGCCTACGGCATACCCGCCAGCGTGAACAGGGCGTTGCAGCGCACCAAGGAATATGCGTTGGCGCGCCACGTGTTTGGCAAGCCACTGACCAAGAATCAGCATCTGGCCTACCAGTACGCGGGGCTGGCAGCGCGGGCCGACATGCTGGAGGTCTACAACCGCGACATCGCCGGCCGGTACATGGCGGGGGAGAACGTCACCCGCAAGGTCACCATCGCCAAGCTCACCGCCGGACCGTTGGTTCGCGAGGCCGGTGACTGGTGCCTGCAGGTGCACGGCGGCATGGGGTACATGACCGAGACGTGGACATCGCGGTTCTTCCGGGATCAGCGTCTGCTCAGCATCGGCGGCGGCGCCGACGAGGTGATGATGCGGGTGCTGTCCCAGATCGACGGATTCTCCTGA
- a CDS encoding cysteine hydrolase family protein, producing the protein MTSFVAPQWDSSALVVIDVQAEFVSGAMAVPGTADRIPALGRLIAAFRRAGRQIVHVVRLYVPGGTDTDLPRRADILAGREVAAPGTDGSQIPTELLPHDAQLDSELLLAGGFQEVGPAEHIVFKPRWSAFYRTELEQHLRDRGVSTVVVAGCNLPNCPRATLFDASERDYRAVLVEDATSQVTPERLRDLTLIGVNVADVASVEQELARV; encoded by the coding sequence GTGACAAGCTTCGTCGCTCCCCAATGGGACAGTTCAGCCTTGGTGGTCATCGATGTGCAGGCGGAGTTCGTCTCCGGCGCCATGGCGGTGCCCGGTACCGCTGATCGAATTCCCGCGCTCGGTCGGCTGATCGCGGCCTTCCGCAGGGCCGGTCGGCAGATCGTGCACGTGGTGCGGCTCTATGTACCGGGCGGCACCGACACCGATCTGCCCCGTCGCGCAGACATTCTCGCCGGCCGCGAGGTGGCCGCACCCGGCACCGACGGTTCCCAGATCCCTACCGAGTTGCTGCCACACGACGCTCAGCTGGACTCAGAGCTGCTGTTGGCGGGCGGGTTTCAGGAAGTCGGCCCCGCGGAGCACATTGTGTTCAAGCCCCGCTGGAGCGCCTTCTACCGGACCGAGCTGGAGCAGCACCTGCGTGACCGGGGTGTTTCGACCGTCGTGGTGGCGGGCTGCAATCTGCCGAACTGCCCGCGCGCCACGCTGTTCGACGCCTCCGAGCGGGATTACCGCGCGGTCCTGGTCGAGGACGCCACCTCGCAGGTCACGCCGGAGCGGCTGCGCGATCTGACACTCATCGGAGTGAACGTCGCCGACGTGGCGTCGGTGGAACAGGAGCTAGCACGGGTCTGA